From the Tenacibaculum dicentrarchi genome, the window ATACACCACAAATGCTAATCCGCATAAAGAAATAAAAGCGCCTAAAAGCCCTAATTTGATGCTTTGGAAAATAAAAGGACGGCGTATAAAACTTTTTGTTGCGCCTACCATTTGCATGGTTTTTATGTTAAATCGTTTCGAATAAATAGATAATCGGATAGAGCTATTGATTAATAAAATAACCATTAATCCAAAGAAACCACTTAAAACTAACAGCCAAAAACTAATTTGTTTAATATTTTCTGTTAGCAGTTTAACCAAGGGTTTATCGTAATTTATTTCTGCAATAAAATCATTTTTACCAAATTGTTTTTTTATAACCTCCATTTTTTCAGGTGTTACAAAATCGGCTTTTAAATAAATATCAATGCCATTTTTAAGTGGATTATCGCCTAAAAAGACTAAAAAATCTTCGCCTAAATCTTCTTTGTATATTTTAGC encodes:
- a CDS encoding cell division protein FtsX, which produces MSNSFDSFQKRRLQTSYISVVVSIALVLFMMGILGLLLLKSTNVANHFKEKVVMTIFLKDAVTKTQRQKFIATLEKEKYSKKVVYISKEKAAKIYKEDLGEDFLVFLGDNPLKNGIDIYLKADFVTPEKMEVIKKQFGKNDFIAEINYDKPLVKLLTENIKQISFWLLVLSGFFGLMVILLINSSIRLSIYSKRFNIKTMQMVGATKSFIRRPFIFQSIKLGLLGAFISLCGLAFVVYYINKHIPNLNLLTDYISLIYLAVGVLFSAFLITCISTFFATQRFLNLQTNDLYY